In the Drosophila virilis strain 15010-1051.87 chromosome 4, Dvir_AGI_RSII-ME, whole genome shotgun sequence genome, GCTTGATAACCAACAATCACATTCTCACAGCAGCCCATTGTGTAGCAAGGTAAATTACTCAAAATTGAggctaattgaaattgaatattattGTTGTATTACAAATTCTAGGATGACATCATGGGATGTGGCAGCTCTAACTGCCCATCTGGGCGACTACAATATACGCACCGACTTCGAGGTGCAGCACGTCTCGCGTCGCATCAAACGCCTGGTGCGGCACAAGGGCTTCGAGTTCAGCACGCTGGTAAGTGACATTGGGGCTACCGACTGCAACACTCAGTGATAACTTCTGTATACTAGCACAATGATATTGCTATTTTAACGTTGAGCGAGCCGGTGCCGTTCAGCAACGAGATCCAGCCGATTTGTCTGCCCACCTCGCTGGCTCAACAGTCGCGCTCCTACAGCGGCCAGGTAGCCACCGTCGCCGGCTGGGGCAGTCTGCGCGAGAACGGACCGCAGCCATCGATTCTACAAAAGGTGGACATACCAATTTGGGCGAATGCAGAGTGCGCTCAGAAATATGGACGTGCTGCGCCCGGCGGCATCATTGAGTCGATGATCTGTGCTGGCCAGGCTGCCAAGGATTCGTGCAGCGTTAGTCAAAGTCTTTTTATTGCCtctataattaataaaactaATCTTGCCAATCCTTAACAGGGCGACTCTGGTGGCCCGATGATCGTCAATGAAGGCAGCCGCTACACCCAGGTGGGCATCGTCTCGTGGGGCATTGGCTGCGGCAAAGGACAGTATCCTGGAGTCTACACACGTGTCACCTCGTTGCTGCCATGGATCTACAAGAACATCAAATGAACGTAGTATTTTGTATAGATTAGGTCGTGATATTGAGAcaagtgtaataaacattatAAACTGCATTTACGCTATATTTAAATACGTTTTTCCTGTTAAATGTGTAACTCAATGAGTTATGGACTTTAATATTATTAGTGACAATATTATTGTTAGTGACATAGAAAACAGCTAAAAATTGCAGCTGGCGGCATTTGAAGCCTATTTGCGAAGTTGCAGtgcgattttgaaaaacaacaataaaagtgCACTAAAAtaggttttggtttttgctaAGATGGAATTTATTGACAGCcccaaagtatgcaacatgTTTTTCGTTACAAAAAATCACAAAAGGTGGGTAATTTTGTCAAGTCAACTTTTTCCAATAAGACGGCATGGTAAAATGAATAGAGACAAAGTTAGACAACAAATTGTACCTTTGCCCCTCTGTTAACTTGTTATTGAATAGCGATTAGATTGTTTGTCTGAGATTTGACATTTTTTAGCTTGAGATCCAAAAATCTATTTGAATCAAGTCTAGCTAATTTTTCTGTGTTTTGGTTAGCAAACCTTTATTGAATCCATACCCTtgctttttcatatatattaattgcgtttacatatttttaataaccaataatgtattaaatattaactaaCAACACAGGAAAAATTGTCCTTACTAATCcatttgatgttttttttcagGTTTAGGTTTGACCCTTGTTTATCCAACTAATACGGTAGAAGGTTCGGTTGATTGTATTCCAATTTTGACTCAATTTGGATTTAAAAAtcgtgttttgttttttctttgaatTAAACGTCCAACTCTCTACAAATTGGTTAGTTTATGTGAAACAAATATCAGTAGTATACATCAATTCGTTTTGAACTTTATCGTTTAGAGAAAAAGAAACCTATGGCATTATGACTGCATTACGCGAATTCACTTTCGATGATCTCTTTAAGTTTAACAGGATGGTTTTTGATCCCCTGACCGAAGTCTACTCGATCTCATTCTTCATGGATAAGATACTTGAATTTCCAATGCTGGctacagttgcagttgccccCAACGAGCAGTTGGTGGGATTTATTTTGGGTACCCGTGTCATTAAGGACGAATTAGTTGGCGATGGAAAGAACTTGGATCTGATTAGCAGCCATGGCCACGTCAGCGTCCTGTCCATTGACCATGAATTTCGACGCTTGGCCCTGGGCTCTCTTTTGATGGAGCGCCTGCATGCCAGCATGGATCGGCAGCGGGATTggtatgtatgtctgtatgtgcGCAGCAAGAATCAAGGAGCTATAAGGTTCTATCAGCTGTTGGGCTATGTAAAGTATCGCTGGCTTCCTCATTTCTATGGCAATGATAGCGGCTATGAGATGCGCATGCCACTGCCGCGAGACGTTGAGCGTATTTGCCTGAAGGAGAAGGATAATATGGTGGACAGCAGCTAGTGAAACTGCTGATGAAGTGTCTGGTAAGGCTTAAGAATACCATATTAAAAGCCTTATGATAAGtttgtcaatttgtttgaatatatattgtgAATCATAGCTGATTTTAAATAACACTCACTCTACATGATCAAAATCTATTTGTTGTCTTCTAGCTCATTTTCCCGATTTTAGCATGACTTGTCTACGCGAGATGCATCTCGACgatctttttaaatttaatgcgtTGGTTTTTGATCCCTTCACGGAGGTCTATCGCCTCAGCTTCTTCCTGCGTCATCTGGCCCAGTGGCCCGATCTTGCGTTGGCTGCTGTATCGCCCGATGGCCAGTTGGCGGGCTTCATATTTGGCAAGTGCTTGGACGGGCTGAGGGACCACACTGAGCTGCATGGTCATGTCTGCGCCTTGACTGTGTCCTCTGATTATCGTCGTTTAGGCGTCGCCTCTCTCCTTATGAACCACTTTGGGCACATGTTGGACCTAAAGAATGCCTGGTATGTGGACCTGTATTTGCGCTGCAGCAACCAGGCCGCCTACAAGCTCTATTGCAACCTGGGCTACTGTCTGCGGCGTGTGCTACTTGAGTACTATCCCGGCGATCCGGAGGAGGATGCCTTCGACATGCGTAAGCCGTTGTCGATCGATGTGGAACGCTTAACCTTAGCGCTCGCCAGCCGGCAGTCAGTCCGCCTGCCCCCCGACGAGGATAGTGACGACGACTACAGTTAGAACGGATCATAataggtttttgttttttctttttggcataCATTTCGATTTGTTCGACTAATTAAGCAAAAGATTCAATTGCGCTAAATTTAAACGGCAGCCAAATTTCCGCTGACGCACAAAACTAAACTAAGAATCtaagatagatatatatgtggCTACGCATACAGCTGCGCCTTAACgctattttttatgccaaacaaatttaattgcaaaaataaaaataaattaaaaaacattgaaaCACTTGCGATGCGTCCATTTCAATGGTCAAGGCTCATGCTGCGGCTTTTTAttggcaacaatttttttttcttcaatacAAATAGAAAGATGtcttttttgttctttttgttgtataatgtatatatgcgACACGCAGCAGGCCATTTGCATGTCCAAAACACGCGCattgatttttataatttgcgCAACTTGAAACGCATAAAATATTTCCTCACTGAGTTATGGCGAATTTCTTTCAGTGCCTTTGTGTCTGTTTGTATATCCATTCATGACAtgtatttagttttcttttaagcgatttgtttaaatattccGCTCAATTTGCCAACGACGAGTGCAATGAACTTTTTATTGGGGTTTTCCTGGGTTCAATTGtgtttttaatgtgtttttaggttaaattttttgaaaacGCGAATACATTTTATGCTAGTTGCAAACCAGTCGATTTGTTCTAAATTTAAGATTCAGTAGAGCTTAAAAAATCAGGGACAGAAGGATTTAAAATATAGGACAGTTACTTAGATAGTTGAAAGATTTGTGTTAACGAATCGAAAGAAATATTATTCTACAAGCAAACTGTATTTGTGGATTTTTAATCTGAGCAGACTGGAGAATCTACAAGATACTCTAAGCTGATTTCACGTCAATCTTTGCCTGCAATACATATAATAATAGTTaatgtaaaatattattaaaaccCAGACAAGTTTTTTAGAATTACTAAGCTTTCATTTTagtaaaatatattgtttgaaatttatatttcattacGTGGACACATGCTTGACATTAATCTATGTGTGCATAACGAACagaggttttattttttgctttaaattaatttacaaaaattgttacAGGCAGTTGGAATATTGTGATCAGATTTAAATAGATGTCGACTCAATTAATTCAGCGTCATCTCAATGTTTCTTAATTCGATTATTGGGCAGCCGCACCCACTTTATAGTCAATTTGTCGGCCACTTGAAAGCTTGAAGTATTCAAATATACAAACTCGTAAttcaaacaaaatgctttaCGCTCTTCTAATGAGGTTAATGTTCGAGGCACGTTGACTCAGACCCAGGCGTTGTGCGCTTTTCAACaatctatttataaattttaatggcgcattttgcacaaaaatagAGGATAGATTCACATgcatggatatatatataactttttatatagatatataaagataATTAATGAACACATCTAAAAGAAGTGTGCGAAAAAAGCCTATTAAAATTGTAGGCAGGTGGTCTAGAGTCAAAGCTGGGCATGTAAATAGACCATCTATCTAGCACATATATATCTTGCCTATGAATGTATCTTTTGTTTGAAGATGAATGAATCTCTAATGCCGAAGACATTGCATATTCTATAAGCTATATATTGTGTTAGTTCGTCTGGCTAGGCTTATGCATATAGTATCGACTGGGTTTTTAAACATCTTTTAGTGTTCGCTTTATTTTTGTGATTTATTGTGATATATCCCAGCATGTGGCCACGTTGCAGGAACTTTTGACTGACCCAGCCATTTGGTATCATTCACTTGGCTTTCATACTATTGTGTGCATGATATTTGGTGGCTGATGGTCCacagtttttttgtttttttttttagatatatacataaatataccaTATACTGATTCGACGCTTTTTCTATGTACTAGAACTAAAACAGGCACGAGCTGCATGCGCCTATTTGTTtacatgttttctttttggcgtTTCGCTTTTTTGGCACCCGATCAAATTGACAAAAAGCTAAAACATATTGCCAGTCCTATGTACGTTTTAAGTACCAGATGGCTACAGTCGCGgtcatatttataaatacactTTCAACCAAGAGCTATAtagatacattttaaatttaatcagTTGCTAACGTTTGGacaaaaatacttatttgttttcaacttatttttatttaaacgtatttttgttattttgttaaacatatttttcttaCCTGGTTCTCGAAAAAGAGAGAACTAtcgaaaactatttaaattaaagagcAGCATTAATTTATTGCATGTTGAACAAGAGCATATACCTAAGTAATTCTAATGCCTCTGGCAGGCATTTGCGGCTCTTTCAGGGGCTGCCTAATGCTCATaagtacaaataaataaataaaaaaaatagtacaAACAACCGCCAGTGATCGCCCACTGATTGCCGCTTGctcaatttttcttttaaataaactCAAAATTCATAGAATTTTCCAAGCAGACGCACTTTACACACATGCAGATATatacactcacacgcacacacacatatacagagAATAGCCGAAATATATAAAGGAAATTCATTTCGAAATGTGAATTTTTTCGGCTTTTCGCCCAAGAAATTTTCGTGTGCGAATTCAGTGCGACTTGGGCTGCTAACTTGAACGCGTTGCAAACGAGAAAATCATTCGAAATAGAAATCTTCAACTATAAACTAACATAtatctatccatctatctaGCTAGCTGTCTATATAGCCGAGTGCGGTATATATAGATCTATTCGCCGAGTCTGCAGCACTGGCAAAAGTGAGCAATGCGTTGTGCCGCgttttaaaaatagaaaattacaaaatacttacgcgaaaattgtgaaaaaggTTTTTTTCATGCTGACTCTTGTAAACCCAAAAGACTAGACATGTTTTTGGAGGCTGTTCTACGTAtcaaactgaatacaaaaccACAAAACTATTTTCTGGgcatgcctgtgtgtgtgcgcgtgtgagtgtgtgtgaatgcgcGCTAGTGCCTCTAAATTTTATGTTACATAAGAAGGCGTGATCtttgtgcaaaataaaaaaccttgATTCATAACAACTGCTCaaattttctataaattttcAGTGTTTTTATGTGCATAGATTGACAACCTCTACGTAGAAAAAGAGTTcaaaccagcaacaacaacgactacGACTACGACTACAAGTAATTGCTGTCGAATTGAGATAAATATTTCGatccaaaaaaacaggaaaccAAACATAAAACGCAATGAATTCTGGGTAAGTAACGTAAAGAAGTTTCgaatcattttaaataataccaTTTAATAGAAGGTATAACAATTTGAAGATTATTGACAACTAAAGTTTATGCAAAACTTTCTAACAAATTTTGTCATTATCTCTTTATTTGTAAAGTTGACCTAAAGTCAATAATAGTTCAATCATTTGGTAATTTATCTATATAGTTAATCgaaacataaaatttgaattacTTGTAGCTAAACTCTagatttgttgttattattgttatatatttgaGGTCGATCTATGATAAACGATACGATATGATTTTAAGAGATCTATGTTTCTTTAACATATCAGCTTATTTTGAAAGCAACTACTTGCTTGTGTCAGACAATGCTTGTATAGGCCAGAGCAGGTGCTGATGCGATTCTTTAACCATaccataaaaaatatgaaatccCCATGCCCGGCGAATAATAATAGaaagaatacatttttgttttttgccgaaataaataaaacatatgtGCACGCATTTCTatgctcataaataaatacatatatgtgtatcaatagacatatatatatataggaaacACACAGACAACAGACTCTCAATTAAGGTTCATATAAAATTTGAAGGCCACCAGGCgtccacgcccacgcccacgtcCACGTCCACACCCATGCCCATGCTTGAAGTGAGGGGGTGGTGATGATGACACTGGCGATGTCTCTTTGGGCTTCATCTCTTGGTTGGCAGCCCTCGGGACTGCACGCGCATTTTGGCAGGCGACATCTTCATCTTGTCCGCTTTCCCACACTAACGTAAATTAATTAGTCAATTTTAATGTTTCCCACACATTCTTGCctgaaaattcaaataatcAGCGTACTAGTGAATTTAGTACACGTGTTCAAAATATAGCCGACACCAGCTGCGGAAGTTGTCTGCCACGCACTTGAGAGGTctgaaaactgaaaagttTTGAAATAGTCTAGAATTTGacacaaaaatgcatttcattttttgagGTTTTCTGAATGAgtcgatttatttttttgcatttctttgTTGACGTTGATATGTCGCCCATAAATTCTCGACGACCGTCAAGAAAATGCTTTgcgaaaaacgaaaatatataCAGAAAATTGGGTCAAATTTGTGTACTAGAAAAACAGTTTTGCtaaagatttttttaaatatatgcagtTATAAGAAGTTTTTCGCTCTCAACACTGTGAATAAATAAGTTTGtgcttcattttattttcattaataaattatgtttttattaagGAAACTGGGAACTTAGTATTGACAAAGATTTCTTTAGCGCATCCACTCTGATCAGATCAGTATAATTtagataatttattttaaatttcaaccTTTAAATGTATAATTTAATCATAAATGTTTACATAGTTGTGGAAGGACTAATGAGAGGAGGACTTTCTTAGATTTAATTAGCTAAGATTATTTGTGAAAAGATTATGAAAAGAATTTctcttaataatatttaaaatctttGTAATGATTATTTTAGCttgttttcaatatatttatatatattataaaataatcaaatgaattatattcatttggattttgaaCTCTTTCGTCTTAGCCATGACTTTCATATGTGAACTTGTAATTGtcgtaaaaacaaaatgtgaaaCGCACAAAAATCCATTAATTTTCGTGCGAACTTGAATTTATATTCGATATATATACGAATGTGTACTTGATTTGTGaatcttttttatatttcgaaGGTGTATTTTACGATGATGTTTTGATGCATTACGTAGATTTCTGTCAGCGACAATTATTTTGACACTTCTTGGTTGGTTGTTGTTAATGTGAGTTACGTAAATCGGGTGtgaatttatttactttacgcatttttgcattcaaaattttaagtgGCATATTTTTCacggtattttttttttatttttattttgcttccgctgctgttgtgtgtTTGCACTTGAGTTCAAACGTACGCGAAATGACCGTGAAATACGTGGCCACAAAAGGAATAAATAAACGACAGGCAACTAATGGGAAAAggtgcaaatatttgctagagaattaaataaatgaaagagTTTAAAATGAGCTTTGTGGCATTCGAAATGAACTAAGCTAAGCTGGAGGGAAAGTGTCTGCTTTATAAGTACCTGCTcattatttatacatacatatttctaACGATTCGCTTGCGTCATTTTTTTCCTTTGCCCAACTCAATATTGCTGCAATTTTTCACAGTAAACAGAAAgagcacaaaaacaatttgtttactagtcaaatacaaaaaaataaataaaaaactgcaGGCGTGGCCAACTAGCTGGTTGACTGTCTGCCTTTTTCGTACGGGCCACATGTGGCCGGCGTCggaaaatttatttggaaaaaaataaataaaaatagttttattcGTATCTCTACTGAAGAAGAAATATAACCGCATTATATTGTGCAACAGGCGCTGGCTGCCATTTCGTCTCGGACTTGCAACTGCAGCTTTAACTTGGACTTGGGTCTACTTTCACTTAAGTCGCGCCGCTGGTGACCCGAcagattaatataaataattatgattCCAGCCGGGCAAGCGGCAACCAGGCTGTCTGATGTGCTCATGTCATGCAATCAATGCAGTCCAGCCCGGCTCAATgacaaatgacaaaaaaaaacgggtTGCA is a window encoding:
- the Naa20B gene encoding N-alpha-acetyltransferase 20 — translated: MTALREFTFDDLFKFNRMVFDPLTEVYSISFFMDKILEFPMLATVAVAPNEQLVGFILGTRVIKDELVGDGKNLDLISSHGHVSVLSIDHEFRRLALGSLLMERLHASMDRQRDWYVCLYVRSKNQGAIRFYQLLGYVKYRWLPHFYGNDSGYEMRMPLPRDVERICLKEKDNMVDSS
- the LOC6634276 gene encoding N-alpha-acetyltransferase 20, encoding MHLDDLFKFNALVFDPFTEVYRLSFFLRHLAQWPDLALAAVSPDGQLAGFIFGKCLDGLRDHTELHGHVCALTVSSDYRRLGVASLLMNHFGHMLDLKNAWYVDLYLRCSNQAAYKLYCNLGYCLRRVLLEYYPGDPEEDAFDMRKPLSIDVERLTLALASRQSVRLPPDEDSDDDYS